The nucleotide window AATCGGGTTCAGGGGGCGACATGGAAGTCAGCATCCTGGTATGGTCCTCGCGTACGCCGGGATTCAAAAAGGGGACCAAGGTTCTACGAGAGCAAACGGGTGAAACGTACACGGTCACTGGTGAAGCGCCGCTGACGCATAGCCAACTGACCTACTACCAGCTTCAACGGAACGGGGGCGACAACGATGAACAACCGGCAGGTTCTAACAGCTCTGGTGACGGAGCTAAACAAGTACCCGATGAATCCGGGGGAGAAGATCCCCTGGGTCTATGAGAAGGAGCCTGACACCAAAGGTCAGGTTCCTTTTTTTAGTTGGTCCATTTCCAACCCTCATAAGCGGGTCACCTTCAAACATGTTGGTGAGGCTTATCTGAAACTGATTCAGTTAAAGGTTCACTGTGATGACCCACTGGAAGTCAACGATCGAGTTGAGTGGCTGCAGAATGTCTTAGGATCCATGCAGCCACTTGAAAACCTGGCCAAACTGGGTATCTCAGTCGTTGACGTGAGTGACCCGGACCCACTCGATGAAGACTGGACGATTGAGGTTGAGAACCAAGTGGGCGTGACAATCACACTCATGGTCAACCCCAGTTATCAGGACCGGACGCAGGTCGGTGAGATCACGTCGGTCCAACCAAACTTCGAAATCAAAAAGGAGGAATCATAGCTAATGGCAATTACCAAAGTAATCAAGCAACCATCTGACTTGATCATCAACACGACCATCAAGGCGGCTAGCTTGGGCGGTAACGTTGCGCCGGTCGCTTTATTGCGCCGGGGTACCGATACTACTGAAGATGCCATCTTGGTGCACGACATCGATGAAATGCCTGACTTAGGCTTCGGTGAGAACACTGAAGAATATGCCCTAGTCGAATCAATGTTTGACGTAGATGGGTTCGTAGGACCAGTTCAAATCGGGACGTTTGCTAATGCAGATGTACTCAGCCTGGATGACCTGACTGCGACCCCTACGGCAGACGGTGCCAAGGTCACGGGGATGGTACCAGGAGTTCAGAAGTGGCTTGAAGACCACATCTTTGACGGCCCTAAGTGGTATATCCCTGTAGGCATGACGGATGACGACATCAAGGCCGCTGCTGATGTGCTCTACGCCAACCAACGAGGCTTCCTGGTACACCAAGTTGAAACCATCGACGAACTTTCCAAATGGCACGATTATGCCGTATCTACGCAAAGCCTGAAGAACCATGAAGGCCACTTCCACGCCGTCGTTGAAAAGAACGTCGAACACAAGGTCGCGGCCCAAGCTGTTGCCTTTGCTTCTACGACTGTTCTACTTGATTGGATGCGTATTGGAAACCTGAATCGAGACACCTTTACGCCAGACGACTGGACGCAAACCGAGCGGGACATGATTGAATCCTTAAACGGCCTGACCGTCGAAGACAAGGCTGGTGACTTCATGCTGTCCGGCAACATGGAATTGAACGGTGATTACATCGATAATGCCTTCAATGCCCAGTACAACACGGATTACATCCAGTTGAAGGGTCAAAAATGGCTCAACGGTAAGAAGTACACCACTTTCAACGATGACAACATCAATGAGTTAGTGGCAACTTTTGAAGCGGCTGGCGATGAGTTATTCCAACAAGGAACTGTTGCCGCTGGGGATGATGGCAAAGCAGACTTCCACGTTACTGCTGTGGCGCGGGCTAATGTTTTGGCCTACGAAATTTCCAAGCGAACCTACAAGTCCGTAACTATTAAGCAGACTCTGCCGAATGCGTTTGAGAAGGTCTACATCGATAACCAGGTAACACTCTAGGAGGTGGAATAAATGAACCAACGGATTCAATTAGATGACGGGACTTACTTCGCACTGAAGGATTCCCGATTCATTCACGTGTACGTGATCATTGATGGCGTCGCTACGGAACTTAACGGGTTCCAATCCGGTGAAGCGGTCAACTGGTCAAAGAAAGATAACGACGTTGAAGTGGCGTCTGACTTCAAGGGTGTGCCTTTGGGATTGATTAACCATTCTAAGCTGGGTCAATTCGTGGCCCATCTTAATGACGGGGCGCCAGCCCATGACGTTATCTACGGTTGCTACTACCGTCAAATGAATCACGACGCAAGCGTTGTACCTACCTTCGGGTTCAAGGTGCAAAACGACAACAACGGTGAAGTTGTGAAGTCCTCGGTTTGCCTGATTCAAAAGATGCCTAATGGCTCCGTATCTAACGGGATCACCTCGCGTGATTGGACCATTCTTGCCTTACAATACGACGACAGTTTCGGGAACGCAGCCTAACCAGCACGATAGAAGAGCTTACGACGGGTCTCCGGGCCCGCCTTGTACATACCCAAATTTGAAAGGATGGAATTTATTATGACTGAAAAAATGGCAGCACCCAAGGTTGATGTAACGAAGCTTCAGGCTCTCGATACCAAGAAGACGATCGAATATGGGGAACCTGACAAAGACGGGAACCACAAGACTCAAGACGTCGTTTTCCGTGATCCTGGTTATGGCGTCCTCCTTCAAATTCGAGGGAAGCAAAACGTTGGGAACAACGAACGGGACTTTGGCGAAATGGCCAACATGATCAACGAAAACGTGATTATTAACCCGCGGTATGCCTTTGCTGACCTGAACAAGGCCGTCACCAAGCGTGACGAATCTAAGGAAGTTGAACTCGATGGTCGGCAAGGTAAGAAGCCTCACATTGTGATGAAATTTCCTGGGTTCCGAGAAGCCTTAAACCTCAGTGCTGATATCCGTGGGGTTAACGGTGCCGATGCATCACTGGAAGTTCTTCAAGAACTTAATCAAGACGTTTTCCGTCGGGCCGACAATCCGGACAAACCATTAGATATGCAATTCTGGTCCGAAAACGGTGGTGGGCTGCAAGCAATTCAAGAGGCCACTGACTACTTTAACGAGGTCATGGATCGGAAGGGCTACGCAACAATTCTGGTGGAAGCCCTGACGTTTCTGCAACCACTCTTCTAATGACTCTAAGTATTACAACTCGGAAGGTGAGTTTGATCAGAAGCAACTAGATCGAGACGTTGACCGACTCTACGAGATTTACGAGCCCGTTTTAGCGGGTGTGGCTGAAACGCCTGATGAGGTCATGCACTGGCCCTTGGATAAACGAATCCTGATGGGCAACTTGGCACAAAGAATCATTGCAGAGAAAACGGATCAGCGGGCTGTCGCTGTGAATAACGGGATCGCCATGGCACTTGATTCAATCAACAAAGCCAATAAGAAATAGGAGGTGTGGCAATGGCTTGTGAAATTCGGCGTGAAGACGTCGGTATCGGATTCAACATTGATTATCAGGAATTGGAGAAGCTCGACACCACAATCGACAAGGTTGTCGATAAGATTGCCACACTAGGGCACAAGTTTGAGCCAATCAACAAACAGGTGACTAATTTTGGCCGAACTTTCGTCGATGCGATTGATAAAGACATTGGAGCTAATAATAGGTTGGCTGATTCTAACAAAGAAGTCAGCACCACCATGCAGAACAACAGCCGGGTGGCGACGACGTTCCGCGACAAGATCGCGAACATCAACACAGTCACGGACTCCTATACCAGCTCGCAAACGCGCCACTACCACGAAGTTGGAGCCGCTTTAGATCAAGTCAACGTTCACGCAAACAAGGTCGGTAATACGCTTCGCGACCTGCCAAAGGAAACAACCACCAAGGTGGCATTCGACACCAACGGGGTCAAGACCGGGGCCGCAGAAGTTCAAACTCAAACCCGCAAGGTCGGGGGTGAGATGGACAAGACGGCTAAGAAGTCACGGCGCCTGCACGACATTATTATGGGGACGTTTGTCGGGTCCGCCATTTCTAATGGGGTGATGGCCCTAACCAATGGGCTCCATGAAGCTGCTAAGGCTGGGATGGAGTACAACAAGGAACAAGACACGATGAAGACCGTGTGGAAGTCCTTGACGACTGAGGCACCCAAAGATGGTACCGGTCTGGTCAAGTACATCAACAGTATGTCCCAGCACTCTATCTACGCCGCCGACGCGCTGAACAAGATGGCCCAATCCTTCTATCACGTTCACTCGAACGAGAAAGAGACCAAGAACTGGACCAACGACTTCATCGCGCTGGGCTCCACGCTTCACATGTCAAATGACGCGCTAGCCGAATCTGGCGAGCAATTTGCCAAGATTGTTGCCGGTGGTAAGGCCAGTTCTGAAGATATGTCCGTCATGATTAACCGGTTCCCAATGTTTGGGGAAGCCCTACAGAAGGCAACCGGTAAATCAATGAAACAACTCTATGCCATGTCCGCCGCTGGTAAGTTGAGCGCTAAGCAATTCACCGAAACCTTGACTTACTTGGGTAAGAAATACCAAGGCGGGACTAAAGAGGCCATGACATCCTTCATGGGAATGAGCATGTACCTCAAATCCCGCTTTAACACCTTGGCTGGGGATGTCATGAAGACCAGCTTCAACATGGACAAGACGACCGCTAAGTCGATGCGAGATTTGCTTAAAGACGACATGATGAAGAAGTACGCCAAGGGCATTAGTTCAGCCCTGGGCGTAGTCACGGGCGCCGCTGTCGATGCAATTCAGTACCTGGATAAGCATAAAGACACCATCGTCGATATTTTCGGGAATATTGGTGACATTGCTGGTATTTTCGGTAAGGAAGTTTGGACGGACGCGGTCACTATTCTCAACGACATCGGTGGAGCATTTGGCTTAGTCGATAAGAATGGGAAGGCTGCTAAGGATCCATTAGACCGGTTAGATGCACTACTTAAAGGGATCGACAAGCACAAGGAAGGCATTAAGATTGCCGCTCGTGCTATGGTCGGTTTCTTTGCTGTTAAAAAGGCCAGCGAATTTCTGAAGATGCTGAAAGAAATTAATACGCAACTTAAGATTTCAACTGTTCTTGATTCTGCTGGCTCAATTGGTGGAAGTAAAGTTACAGAAAGCAAATCAGGGAAAGCGCTAGGTGCAGTTGCCAACAA belongs to Levilactobacillus yonginensis and includes:
- a CDS encoding LIC_12616 family protein, with translation MNNRQVLTALVTELNKYPMNPGEKIPWVYEKEPDTKGQVPFFSWSISNPHKRVTFKHVGEAYLKLIQLKVHCDDPLEVNDRVEWLQNVLGSMQPLENLAKLGISVVDVSDPDPLDEDWTIEVENQVGVTITLMVNPSYQDRTQVGEITSVQPNFEIKKEES